A section of the Neorhodopirellula lusitana genome encodes:
- a CDS encoding right-handed parallel beta-helix repeat-containing protein yields MKTLTLVLLIAVSCVNPCLAESTTADFYVAPNGSNDWSGTLPEPNAAQNDGPFATIDRARDAIREQKGTKSKDTLILVRGGTYRIDQTVVFGMDDSGTEANAITYAAYPGETPIFSSGKEIEGWQKVTEAVPGLPDAATGNVWVADVSDQFLTLYDSEGLLPRARSKGFIPLAGGSRNRLHFPAGKLKNWPNVKDIEIVVRPHHAWIVNVLPLESVDEQKQLAHTSIDATYAMNTLHFLKQTESCWVENALNELDEPGEWALNTLQGKLYLWPRGKSPVLAPQLIEFIRVEGEVDVRGPVDRPVRNLHFRGLTFMHGDRYRVDADDAGLQHDWDMLDKANALIRFRGTEDCSIDKCHFAHSGSGAIRIDFHGQKNKVTGNLIEHMGGAGVLLCGYGPGTKDVNKNNVVYNNHIHHIGRIYSHSPGIMIWQSGDNRVANNLVHHTPYTSIIISGCMTDFFVKNGRELGRTIRRHEITKLPKKPTLEDVRPYLHTRNNSIDSNEIHHAMEMLGDGNAIYIRGAGAGNEIRGNYVHHLVAPMIMQCAIRTDGGQMDTLIADNLIYKCTSQGIMLKLNNRCENNIVADIIAPPRGYYLAVREGPLTDAAIQRNVFYSSSAECTFIDELPAGKGRVSEDRRGRTLAKSSDADTDYNVYFCKADPTLGPAMLAKQQADGVDQHSLAVDPLFVDPTNGDFRFHPDSPALKLGITPLDLSKVGLVD; encoded by the coding sequence CGAATGGCTCAAATGATTGGTCGGGAACTCTACCGGAACCCAATGCAGCGCAAAACGACGGTCCGTTCGCGACAATCGATCGCGCTCGAGATGCCATACGAGAACAAAAGGGCACCAAGTCGAAAGACACCCTCATCCTCGTTCGAGGAGGAACCTACCGGATCGACCAAACGGTGGTGTTCGGGATGGATGACTCTGGAACGGAAGCCAACGCGATCACGTACGCCGCCTATCCAGGCGAGACACCAATTTTCAGCTCCGGTAAGGAGATCGAAGGCTGGCAAAAGGTCACTGAAGCCGTCCCCGGCTTGCCCGATGCCGCAACCGGGAATGTCTGGGTCGCAGACGTTTCGGATCAATTCCTGACTCTTTACGACTCCGAAGGACTGTTGCCCCGTGCTCGATCCAAAGGCTTCATTCCACTAGCCGGTGGAAGTCGAAACCGACTTCATTTTCCCGCCGGCAAGCTGAAGAACTGGCCCAATGTGAAAGACATCGAAATCGTCGTTCGCCCGCATCACGCCTGGATCGTGAATGTCCTGCCACTGGAATCCGTAGACGAACAAAAGCAGTTGGCTCATACGTCAATTGATGCGACCTACGCAATGAACACCCTCCACTTTCTAAAGCAAACCGAGTCGTGCTGGGTCGAGAACGCCCTCAACGAACTCGACGAACCTGGCGAATGGGCACTCAACACACTGCAAGGCAAACTTTATCTCTGGCCGCGTGGGAAATCCCCCGTGCTCGCTCCCCAGTTGATCGAATTCATCCGGGTGGAAGGGGAGGTCGACGTTCGAGGCCCAGTCGATCGACCAGTGCGCAACTTGCATTTTCGCGGACTGACTTTCATGCACGGGGATCGCTACCGCGTGGACGCTGACGATGCCGGACTCCAACACGACTGGGACATGCTCGACAAAGCCAACGCGTTGATTCGCTTTCGCGGCACAGAGGACTGTTCGATCGACAAATGTCATTTCGCCCACAGCGGCAGTGGCGCCATTCGCATCGACTTCCACGGGCAAAAAAACAAAGTCACTGGCAACCTGATCGAACACATGGGCGGCGCTGGCGTCTTGCTATGCGGCTATGGCCCGGGGACCAAAGACGTCAACAAAAACAACGTTGTTTACAACAACCACATCCACCATATCGGCCGCATTTATTCGCATTCACCAGGCATCATGATCTGGCAGAGCGGCGATAACCGCGTCGCTAACAATCTCGTACACCACACGCCATACACGTCGATCATCATCTCAGGCTGCATGACCGACTTTTTTGTCAAGAACGGGCGTGAACTGGGACGCACGATCCGCAGACATGAAATTACCAAGTTGCCGAAAAAGCCAACACTGGAAGATGTGCGTCCCTATCTTCATACCCGCAATAACTCGATCGACTCAAACGAAATCCATCACGCAATGGAAATGCTGGGCGACGGGAACGCGATCTACATTCGTGGCGCAGGTGCCGGAAACGAGATCCGCGGTAACTATGTCCATCACCTGGTTGCGCCCATGATCATGCAGTGCGCAATCCGCACCGATGGTGGCCAAATGGACACACTGATTGCCGATAACCTGATCTACAAATGCACCTCGCAAGGCATCATGCTGAAACTGAACAATCGCTGCGAAAACAACATTGTCGCTGACATCATCGCACCGCCACGTGGCTATTATTTAGCGGTACGGGAAGGGCCGCTTACCGACGCGGCAATTCAGCGAAACGTATTCTATTCTTCATCGGCGGAGTGCACATTCATCGACGAACTGCCCGCTGGCAAAGGCCGTGTCAGCGAGGATCGCCGCGGCCGAACCCTGGCCAAGTCGAGTGACGCCGATACAGACTACAATGTCTACTTCTGCAAAGCTGATCCTACGTTAGGTCCAGCAATGCTAGCGAAACAACAAGCCGATGGAGTCGACCAACACAGCCTGGCGGTTGACCCCTTGTTTGTTGATCCCACCAACGGCGACTTTCGATTCCATCCCGATTCGCCAGCGTTGAAGCTTGGCATTACCCCCCTCGACTTATCCAAGGTTGGCTTGGTCGACTAA
- a CDS encoding sigma-70 family RNA polymerase sigma factor → MANHRPTVSPEFMQLVADQHQQLRSFVRALGVDVDWVDDLAQEVFLVAWREQQSFDTQRDVGKWLRGIARNLVRNEVRKRQRQKRFLHQGLTELLIDAVPAKPLAWEESDTSVLRDCVEQLAPKSRQLVSGRYRDGWKAPDLADHFGMTPAAVRQALGRIRQQLKQCVELRMVEG, encoded by the coding sequence ATGGCGAATCACAGACCTACCGTTTCCCCCGAATTCATGCAATTGGTTGCTGATCAGCATCAGCAATTGCGTTCGTTCGTGCGGGCGCTGGGAGTCGACGTAGATTGGGTCGACGATTTAGCCCAAGAAGTTTTCCTGGTCGCTTGGCGAGAACAACAATCCTTCGACACGCAGCGAGATGTCGGGAAATGGTTGCGCGGCATCGCTCGAAACCTAGTCCGAAACGAAGTCCGCAAGCGGCAGCGACAGAAGCGATTTTTACATCAAGGGCTGACTGAATTACTAATCGATGCGGTGCCAGCAAAGCCGTTAGCGTGGGAAGAGTCGGACACCTCGGTACTGCGAGATTGCGTTGAGCAGTTGGCTCCGAAAAGTCGACAACTGGTGTCCGGACGCTATCGCGATGGCTGGAAAGCTCCAGATCTGGCGGATCACTTTGGGATGACTCCCGCGGCTGTACGGCAAGCACTTGGCAGGATCCGACAACAATTGAAACAGTGCGTCGAGTTGCGGATGGTGGAGGGCTGA
- a CDS encoding sulfatase family protein — protein sequence MLSRLVVFTLATYLSAVSLNAADRPNIIYLMADDQNTLSVGCYGNPDVKTPHMDQLARDGIVFDHHYNTTSICMASRSNVFTGMYEYKTGTNFTHGDMKPEVWQKSYPVLMREAGYMTAFAGKFGLVVEGRGLCEDDFDLWGGGPGQTAYATAQNKSMAKYAEKYPHSTLSYGAFGQDAIREAVKQDKPLCLSISFKAPHKPANPDPQFDEIYAGKKFTKPANFGRQAGEHFSPQSKQGRQYPRFSEWKYDTDYDGEMAKYYQQIYAIDVAVGMIRDEVKSQGIADNTVIIYTSDNGYICGAHGYGSKVLPMEESSRVPMMIYDPRSPTAGKQMRCAALTGNIDFAPTMLELAGLPVPENMDGVSLSPLLQDPKSDVREELAFMNLYGPEATRSLTVITKDLKYTYWWFGNSEMEPTEELFHLTRDPMEMTNLASNPEAAPMLEKMRRKYDSQLGHWKQHAVPYNNYEKYGELFDRDIPWDTKLTTKAKPAKKQPAKEAKKIRQMQRRKNAKAAE from the coding sequence ATGCTCTCCCGATTAGTAGTATTTACTCTGGCGACCTACCTGTCCGCGGTATCACTCAACGCAGCGGATCGCCCGAACATCATCTACTTGATGGCGGACGACCAAAACACGCTTTCAGTTGGCTGCTACGGCAATCCGGATGTGAAGACGCCACACATGGACCAGTTGGCTCGAGACGGCATCGTTTTCGACCATCACTACAACACGACTTCGATCTGCATGGCCAGCCGGTCGAACGTGTTCACGGGAATGTATGAATACAAAACCGGAACCAACTTCACACATGGCGACATGAAACCCGAAGTGTGGCAGAAGTCATATCCGGTGCTGATGCGTGAAGCCGGATACATGACTGCATTTGCAGGCAAGTTTGGGCTGGTTGTGGAAGGTCGCGGGCTTTGCGAAGACGACTTTGATCTATGGGGCGGCGGGCCTGGGCAAACCGCGTATGCGACTGCCCAGAACAAGTCGATGGCAAAGTATGCCGAGAAATACCCACACAGCACGCTCTCCTATGGTGCGTTTGGCCAAGACGCGATTCGCGAAGCCGTCAAACAGGACAAGCCACTTTGCCTTTCGATCAGCTTCAAGGCACCCCATAAACCAGCGAATCCGGATCCGCAATTTGACGAGATCTACGCTGGCAAAAAATTCACCAAACCCGCCAACTTCGGACGCCAAGCGGGCGAGCACTTTTCGCCACAAAGCAAACAAGGTCGGCAATACCCTCGCTTTTCAGAATGGAAGTATGACACCGATTACGACGGAGAAATGGCAAAGTACTATCAGCAAATTTATGCCATTGATGTCGCCGTCGGGATGATCCGTGACGAAGTCAAATCACAAGGCATCGCTGACAATACCGTCATCATTTACACCAGCGACAACGGCTACATTTGCGGTGCCCACGGATACGGATCCAAAGTGCTTCCGATGGAAGAATCCTCTCGCGTGCCCATGATGATCTATGATCCTCGCAGCCCAACCGCCGGAAAACAGATGCGATGCGCCGCACTGACCGGAAACATTGATTTCGCTCCAACCATGCTGGAATTAGCCGGACTGCCCGTTCCCGAAAACATGGACGGCGTCAGCTTGTCGCCGCTGTTGCAAGATCCGAAGTCGGATGTGCGCGAAGAGTTGGCGTTCATGAATCTGTATGGCCCCGAGGCAACTCGCTCGTTAACGGTGATAACAAAAGACCTGAAATACACGTATTGGTGGTTCGGAAATTCAGAAATGGAACCAACAGAAGAACTATTCCATTTAACACGCGATCCGATGGAAATGACCAATCTGGCAAGCAACCCCGAAGCCGCACCGATGCTCGAGAAAATGCGCCGGAAATACGATTCTCAGCTTGGCCACTGGAAACAGCATGCAGTGCCATACAACAACTACGAGAAGTACGGCGAACTCTTCGACCGCGACATCCCGTGGGACACAAAGCTGACCACTAAAGCGAAGCCAGCAAAGAAGCAGCCTGCCAAAGAAGCAAAAAAGATCAGGCAAATGCAACGCCGCAAAAATGCGAAAGCGGCTGAGTAA
- a CDS encoding alpha/beta hydrolase fold domain-containing protein codes for MINRSRQMWLIATFICLFTVTGNAQSTDSPKASPQTESLKRATQAMGKLDKDGNGTFEKQENVRAFNRRQKLDTNKDDVLTIKELQRERKNYLATNGEQKLDVVYKRVGRRELQLDLYYPTSNAAGPYPVIIYTHGGGWAAGSKQGAANGSFAAVFSKLLDHGFAVASVDYRLYRKDGPIAMRDCVIDSKDAVRYLAKNANSLNLNPSQCFTMGDSAGGQIAQMLLLTSPESLAGDVVLSGTEYQMVAGVSWYGPCDFEKTDLFNHDDRADFRDRFGPRILLPDSDPADKIALYREMSPINYLAKNSPPLLMIQGDKDTTIPVKHAYYMKQKADTLAAPVEIKIVKNAGHNWRKVDADIEPTREEIVDLTVQFFVNHLTSTVQ; via the coding sequence ATGATCAATCGTTCACGTCAGATGTGGTTAATAGCTACTTTCATTTGCCTATTCACGGTCACAGGCAACGCCCAGTCCACGGATTCCCCCAAAGCCAGTCCCCAAACCGAATCATTGAAGCGTGCCACGCAGGCGATGGGGAAGTTGGACAAGGATGGCAACGGTACGTTCGAGAAACAAGAGAACGTCCGGGCCTTCAACCGACGCCAAAAACTGGATACGAACAAAGACGACGTGCTAACGATCAAGGAACTTCAACGTGAACGCAAAAACTACCTAGCAACCAACGGCGAACAAAAGCTGGATGTCGTCTACAAGCGAGTCGGCCGACGTGAACTCCAGTTGGATCTTTACTACCCCACCAGCAATGCTGCTGGCCCCTATCCCGTGATCATCTATACCCACGGCGGCGGTTGGGCAGCGGGAAGCAAACAGGGTGCGGCCAATGGCTCCTTTGCAGCGGTGTTTTCGAAGCTACTGGACCACGGATTTGCAGTCGCCTCGGTTGACTACCGTCTTTATCGCAAGGACGGTCCTATTGCGATGCGAGATTGCGTGATCGATTCCAAAGACGCCGTTCGCTATCTGGCAAAGAATGCAAACTCTCTTAACCTGAATCCCTCTCAGTGCTTCACAATGGGTGACTCCGCGGGCGGCCAGATCGCGCAGATGCTGCTGCTGACTTCACCGGAATCACTTGCTGGCGATGTCGTCTTGTCCGGCACGGAGTATCAAATGGTGGCGGGCGTCTCATGGTACGGTCCCTGTGATTTTGAAAAGACGGACCTGTTTAACCACGATGATCGCGCCGACTTCCGTGATCGATTTGGCCCCCGAATTCTCTTACCCGATTCCGATCCAGCCGATAAAATCGCTCTTTACCGTGAAATGAGCCCGATCAACTACCTGGCAAAAAACAGCCCACCGTTGCTGATGATCCAGGGCGACAAGGACACGACCATCCCAGTAAAGCACGCGTATTATATGAAACAAAAGGCGGACACCCTCGCTGCCCCCGTTGAGATCAAGATCGTTAAGAACGCTGGCCACAACTGGCGAAAAGTGGATGCGGATATCGAGCCGACTCGAGAGGAAATTGTCGATCTCACCGTTCAGTTTTTCGTTAACCACCTCACATCGACCGTCCAGTGA